The uncultured Trichococcus sp. DNA window AGTTTAGTAACGGTTGGGGCAGCGGCATTGTTTCTCGCTGCGTGCGGCCAGGAAGCGGCTCAAGAAGATATCCGGACTGTGAAAATTGGCGTTGTCGGTGAACGGAATGAGGTGTGGGAACATGTTCAAGAACAACTTGAAGAAAACAACGAACCCGTAAGAATCGAGCTGGTAAAATTCACGGAATATGTGAAACCGATCCAAGCTTTGGAAGAGGGCGAAATTGATCTGCACGCGGCTTTGACTGAAATTTACATGGAACAAGTGAATGAAGATGCGGGATACAGCAACACAACAATCGCGTATACGACACTGAATCCGATGGGGCTTTTTTCTGAAAAACACACATCTGTAGATGAAATACCGGATGGCGGGGAAATCGCGATACCGGATGATGTTTCGAACGAATCCAGAGCCTTGCTGTTGTTGCAGGCTGCCGGATTGATTGAATTGGATGCAGAAAAGGGCTTGTTGCCTACTGTAAATGACATCACATCAAATCCGAAAAACCTCAAATTCACGGTCTTGGCTGCCAATCAGACGGCTCGCGCCATGACGGACGTCGATGCCTCCGTAGTCAATAATGACATGGCTGCTGATGCAGGCTTGGTGCCTACTGAGGACGCCATTTTCCTTGAACCCGTGGCCGACTCATCCAAACCTTATTACAACGTGATCGCTGCTCGAGAAGATGAAAGCGAAGACCCTGATTTCCAAATCATCGTCGATTACTATCAAACTCCTGAAGTTGAAAAAATCATAGATGAGGTCACCAACAAATCGTCCATACCCGTTTGGGAATAAGCACTAAACACCGCCAAAGTCAGCCAGGTATCAGCTGACTTTGGCGGTGTTTTTACCTTCATCTTTGTTGTTGAAGGGTTAATCTTTGATAGTGCAGCCAAGTTTCTATAAAATAGAGTTGTAACAGAGTATCGAATAAGAATGTGGAGGTAATGATTATGGCTAAGTTTGTAAAAGGCTCCTACCGCACCATTTCAGAAGTTCATGCTGTTCTAGAGGATTTGCGTAAGGAAGGGTACGCGGAATCAGACATTACGCTTGTCACAAATAAAGATAACACATACAAGGAATTGGATGATTCCACAGATGCACAGATCAAATTGGAGGAGCATTATGCCGAACATTTTTCGCTTTGGGAAAAAATCCTGAATATGTTCCCCATTTTCACGAGTGATGATTACGTGACCAACACCGAAAACCCCGACTCTGAAGCGGAAGAGGACACTTTGTTGGATGGGTACCAGAAACAATTGGATGATGGCGAAATCATTGTGATTGTGGATGACTTGTTGAATAAGGAAAGTGCGTTGAACTTGGAACCGATGAACCCAGATCCAGGCGTAGCCAAAGATATCCTTGAAGATGCGCCGGAAAAGGATTCTCATCCCGATGTCGAGGCAATGGAAGATGTTTTGGAACAAGAAACAACATATGTTCCGGGAGATGAAGACAAGATCTGACATAAAAGGCATTGTTTGACCACCAGGCAATTTCCGCAACAAGCAACCGCACAAAGTTGGATCCTATAACAAAATGCACCCGATACTAGCCTGACCAACATCTGGTCGGATT harbors:
- a CDS encoding MetQ/NlpA family ABC transporter substrate-binding protein; protein product: MKKIFKSLVTVGAAALFLAACGQEAAQEDIRTVKIGVVGERNEVWEHVQEQLEENNEPVRIELVKFTEYVKPIQALEEGEIDLHAALTEIYMEQVNEDAGYSNTTIAYTTLNPMGLFSEKHTSVDEIPDGGEIAIPDDVSNESRALLLLQAAGLIELDAEKGLLPTVNDITSNPKNLKFTVLAANQTARAMTDVDASVVNNDMAADAGLVPTEDAIFLEPVADSSKPYYNVIAAREDESEDPDFQIIVDYYQTPEVEKIIDEVTNKSSIPVWE
- a CDS encoding general stress protein; protein product: MAKFVKGSYRTISEVHAVLEDLRKEGYAESDITLVTNKDNTYKELDDSTDAQIKLEEHYAEHFSLWEKILNMFPIFTSDDYVTNTENPDSEAEEDTLLDGYQKQLDDGEIIVIVDDLLNKESALNLEPMNPDPGVAKDILEDAPEKDSHPDVEAMEDVLEQETTYVPGDEDKI